The bacterium genome includes a window with the following:
- a CDS encoding DUF5777 family beta-barrel protein: MMQLRPRWLACSLGVMLALGGARPTQAGEIKSAAASRTAEPAFAYPNRPDELEDRVLDIFEAKCAFAGCHAGTAAPQGLDLTEQGFKASLLSVKSSGLPKFMRVKPGDAGNSYLMGKLRGSASIKGERMPKGAAPLSAEEIKTIESWINSLASDIKIEAPQREYAQAFYGWSLANLPTAEPVEKGAFMYRIAHRFKATVDQGFDQLFGLDGGAFMMTQLAFPLTNDFSLNLARSGLNATFEIGGKWRLLREKTDGSMPVSAALYAGVDWATLKGIPDPANPAAGNLSRTDGERFAIFGQVPITKQFGSRVSAAVVPGILLNGNVTVDGEDPLVTIGLGGKFAFNQKYALFSEIVPIVSGDETALTVGGTRFDGGKQIFNDTFVAGLEIKAGGHVFHLFVTNSGGNTTNQYLSGGNLDFADGDFRLGFNIYRILNYPF; encoded by the coding sequence ATGATGCAATTGCGCCCTCGCTGGTTGGCATGTTCTCTGGGCGTGATGCTCGCGCTGGGAGGCGCGCGCCCCACGCAGGCTGGAGAGATCAAATCTGCCGCGGCCAGCCGCACTGCTGAACCGGCATTTGCCTATCCCAACCGTCCGGATGAGCTGGAAGACCGGGTGCTCGACATCTTCGAGGCCAAATGCGCGTTTGCGGGCTGCCACGCCGGCACCGCCGCGCCGCAAGGCTTGGACTTGACCGAGCAGGGATTCAAGGCCAGCCTCCTCTCTGTCAAAAGCTCGGGGCTGCCCAAATTCATGCGCGTCAAGCCGGGTGATGCCGGCAACAGCTATCTGATGGGCAAGCTCCGCGGTTCGGCCAGCATCAAGGGCGAACGCATGCCCAAAGGCGCGGCGCCGCTTTCGGCCGAGGAGATCAAGACCATCGAATCCTGGATCAATTCGCTCGCCAGCGACATCAAAATCGAAGCGCCGCAACGGGAATATGCACAGGCCTTCTATGGCTGGTCGCTCGCCAATTTGCCCACTGCCGAGCCGGTGGAAAAAGGCGCGTTCATGTATCGCATCGCCCATCGCTTCAAAGCCACCGTGGATCAGGGCTTCGATCAACTGTTTGGCCTCGATGGCGGCGCCTTCATGATGACGCAGCTCGCGTTTCCGCTCACCAATGATTTCTCCCTCAACCTGGCGCGCTCGGGATTGAATGCCACCTTTGAGATCGGCGGCAAATGGCGCCTGCTGCGCGAGAAAACCGACGGCTCCATGCCGGTCTCCGCCGCGCTCTATGCCGGCGTTGATTGGGCCACGTTGAAGGGGATTCCGGATCCCGCCAATCCCGCGGCCGGCAACCTCAGCCGCACCGACGGCGAGCGCTTTGCGATCTTCGGCCAAGTGCCGATCACCAAACAGTTCGGCTCGCGGGTTTCCGCTGCGGTGGTGCCGGGCATTCTGCTCAACGGCAACGTCACGGTGGATGGCGAAGATCCGCTGGTCACCATCGGTCTCGGCGGCAAATTCGCGTTCAATCAGAAATACGCGCTTTTCTCGGAGATCGTGCCGATTGTCTCCGGCGATGAAACCGCGCTCACCGTGGGCGGCACCCGCTTCGATGGCGGCAAACAGATTTTCAACGACACGTTCGTCGCCGGTCTCGAGATCAAAGCCGGCGGCCACGTCTTTCACTTGTTCGTCACCAACTCCGGCGGCAATACCACCAATCAATATTTGAGCGGCGGCAACCTCGATTTTGCCGACGGCGATTTCCGCCTGGGCTTCAACATCTATCGCATTCTCAATTATCCCTTCTAA
- a CDS encoding glycosyltransferase family 4 protein → MRIGIDATCLPPSLAGAGRYVLGLIRGLASLDHDHEYYIFVKAHDAPQFANLPANMRRVELPNYPRPLRLLWQHLGAGVSARRRRLEVWHGTHYALPRPQPGIRLVSTFHDMGVFLHPEFYPTGKRLYFQRVLTHAAHAADRIIAVSEATARDYRSLAHRRSLPSRNGAVTAIASGIHHEFFALASEEHKLSIRRHYAGGAPYFLFVGTCEKRKNLGMLLAAFRTFCQDGRRDHVLLLAGQRGNGSPEVEQALAACRLRGRVRLLGYVAEADLPALYQAAELVVLPSHYEGFGFPLLEAMAGGAVALAADNSAMRELAGHSATLCANDPGAWAARMAELVDHQELRQELRNHGRTHARRFTWRNTAEQLVAFYESLRRENPVRILPPANGAAAKARRNGTVSHTASPQKAPVVAEAVLRTLAYADLFDYPLALDEIHEGLLGVRATLAEVAEALRGLQQHGLLAESRGFFFLADRRRLPEIRAERRELSRRLLRRQRGILALIKRFPFVRSVALSGALAFENGQAGDDLDLFLIVDSRRLWTVYASLALLMKVLGKRRVICLNCLIGNRRLAWEERDFFVAHQIAYLLPLSGAGTFRRFMAANAWYQTFLPQASASRRLAHPLAAAGTEVRPARWQRLVEAVLACRPFDRIERLVFTFYHRRIQRRTQHLPAGAVTAQSGRIMLFTNDHRGRLKAKMEARLQPWLARLPAAPEVREESHACS, encoded by the coding sequence TTGCGCATAGGAATTGACGCGACCTGTCTGCCGCCTTCGCTGGCTGGAGCGGGACGGTACGTACTCGGCCTCATTAGAGGGCTGGCCAGCCTTGATCACGATCATGAGTATTACATATTTGTGAAAGCCCACGATGCGCCGCAGTTTGCGAACCTGCCGGCCAACATGCGCCGGGTGGAACTCCCCAATTATCCCCGCCCGCTGCGTCTGCTTTGGCAGCATCTCGGCGCGGGCGTTTCTGCCCGCCGCCGCCGTTTGGAGGTCTGGCATGGCACTCACTATGCGCTGCCCCGCCCGCAGCCGGGCATTCGCCTGGTTTCGACTTTTCACGACATGGGCGTGTTCCTGCATCCGGAATTCTATCCCACCGGCAAGCGTCTCTATTTTCAGCGCGTGCTCACCCATGCGGCCCATGCCGCCGATCGTATCATTGCCGTTTCAGAGGCCACCGCGCGGGACTACCGCAGTCTTGCCCACCGACGGTCACTGCCCTCCCGCAACGGCGCGGTAACTGCCATTGCCTCGGGCATTCACCATGAATTCTTTGCCCTGGCTTCGGAGGAGCACAAACTGAGTATCCGCCGCCATTACGCCGGTGGCGCGCCCTATTTTCTCTTTGTGGGAACGTGCGAAAAGCGCAAAAACCTCGGCATGCTGCTCGCGGCCTTTCGCACTTTTTGTCAGGACGGCCGGCGCGATCATGTACTCCTGCTCGCCGGTCAGCGCGGCAATGGCTCGCCTGAAGTCGAGCAGGCATTGGCCGCCTGCCGGCTGCGCGGCCGCGTGCGGTTGCTGGGTTATGTGGCCGAGGCAGATTTGCCTGCGCTCTATCAGGCTGCCGAGTTGGTCGTGCTGCCCTCGCACTATGAAGGCTTCGGTTTCCCGCTGCTGGAGGCGATGGCCGGTGGCGCCGTTGCCCTGGCCGCTGACAACTCCGCAATGCGGGAGCTGGCGGGCCACAGCGCCACGCTCTGCGCCAATGATCCAGGAGCCTGGGCCGCCCGGATGGCGGAGCTGGTTGATCATCAGGAACTGCGCCAGGAACTGCGCAACCATGGCCGCACGCATGCCCGCCGATTCACCTGGCGCAATACGGCCGAGCAGTTGGTGGCGTTTTACGAAAGTCTGCGCCGCGAAAATCCTGTTCGCATTCTGCCTCCTGCAAATGGCGCCGCCGCAAAGGCCCGCCGCAATGGCACGGTTTCGCATACGGCAAGTCCACAGAAGGCACCGGTGGTTGCCGAGGCAGTACTGCGAACCCTGGCATATGCGGATTTGTTTGACTATCCTCTGGCGCTCGATGAGATTCACGAAGGCCTGCTGGGCGTGCGCGCCACCCTCGCCGAAGTCGCCGAGGCCCTGCGCGGTCTGCAACAGCACGGCCTGCTTGCCGAGTCCCGCGGCTTTTTCTTTCTCGCGGACCGCCGCCGCCTGCCCGAGATTCGCGCGGAACGGCGGGAGCTCAGCCGGCGTTTGCTGCGGCGCCAGCGCGGCATTCTTGCTCTCATCAAGAGATTTCCGTTCGTGCGCTCGGTTGCTCTTTCGGGCGCACTCGCCTTTGAGAACGGCCAAGCGGGGGATGATCTCGATTTGTTTCTGATCGTGGACAGCCGGCGCTTGTGGACCGTCTATGCCAGCCTGGCGCTGCTGATGAAGGTGCTGGGCAAGCGCCGCGTCATTTGCCTAAATTGTTTGATCGGCAACCGCCGGCTTGCGTGGGAGGAACGGGATTTCTTTGTCGCTCATCAAATCGCCTATTTGCTTCCGCTGAGCGGCGCCGGCACGTTTCGCCGGTTTATGGCAGCCAACGCTTGGTACCAGACATTCCTGCCGCAGGCCAGCGCCAGCCGGCGGCTGGCACATCCCCTGGCGGCCGCCGGCACGGAAGTCCGGCCGGCGCGCTGGCAGCGCCTCGTGGAAGCCGTGCTGGCGTGCAGGCCATTCGATCGGATCGAGCGTCTGGTGTTCACTTTCTATCACCGCCGGATTCAGCGCCGCACGCAACACCTACCGGCCGGCGCGGTCACGGCGCAATCCGGCCGCATTATGCTGTTCACCAACGATCATCGCGGCCGGCTCAAAGCAAAAATGGAAGCGCGGCTGCAGCCCTGGCTCGCCAGGCTGCCGGCTGCGCCTGAAGTGAGGGAAGAAAGCCATGCCTGTTCGTAA
- a CDS encoding cbb3-type cytochrome c oxidase subunit II, whose product MRTFLAFAFLMLVPAGTALRAQDKAAVLPFDALAGRSIYTAKKCGECHNQGAAKFTAIKKNYEAAAHAKHATDLNLPLALGEAKSERAKKKMLEKESEALVAYLAHRQAADAAPENFVTAGLIMVRESCRNCHVIHGAGSETGPALAGVGAKRDYKWLYDHFVDPQKFVKDSTMPKFGEKLSKAELEALSAYFATWK is encoded by the coding sequence ATGCGGACATTTCTTGCCTTCGCCTTTCTCATGCTGGTGCCGGCCGGCACCGCGTTGCGGGCACAGGACAAAGCTGCCGTCCTGCCCTTTGACGCCCTGGCCGGCCGCAGCATTTACACTGCCAAGAAATGCGGAGAGTGCCACAACCAGGGCGCAGCAAAATTCACCGCCATCAAAAAGAATTACGAGGCGGCGGCACATGCCAAGCACGCCACGGATTTGAATCTGCCGCTCGCGCTGGGCGAGGCCAAGTCCGAGCGCGCCAAAAAGAAGATGCTGGAGAAGGAAAGCGAAGCACTCGTTGCCTATCTTGCCCACCGCCAGGCAGCGGATGCGGCGCCCGAAAACTTCGTGACCGCGGGATTGATCATGGTGCGGGAATCCTGCCGCAACTGCCACGTCATTCACGGCGCCGGCAGTGAAACCGGCCCGGCCCTCGCCGGCGTCGGCGCCAAACGCGATTACAAATGGCTCTATGATCATTTTGTCGATCCGCAAAAGTTCGTGAAAGATTCCACCATGCCGAAATTCGGCGAGAAGCTCAGCAAAGCCGAGTTGGAGGCACTCAGCGCCTATTTCGCCACTTGGAAGTGA
- a CDS encoding class I SAM-dependent methyltransferase has translation MPSPFDALASAYDAGEAGNPILQWMRQRIQQAALPAFAGARRLLEIGSGTGTDAIFFARQGFTVLGLEPAAAMLQAARAKARAAACEQRVRFVQAAAQEIAQAVPDAQFDGLFSNFGALNCVADLRGFAEQTAHVLRPGAPAFLVVMPPLCPWEIGYHLLAGRPRAAGRRWTRHNGVMVNLAGSAVRTYYFTPAQIRACFAPWFGLERQFSLGLCVPPPYLSSLARRAAWFRALTQLERKTAGWPVLRNWGDHVALHFRRR, from the coding sequence ATGCCTTCTCCCTTTGATGCCCTCGCTTCGGCCTACGACGCGGGTGAAGCCGGCAATCCCATTCTGCAATGGATGCGGCAGCGCATTCAGCAAGCCGCGCTGCCGGCCTTTGCCGGCGCCCGGCGCCTGCTGGAGATTGGCAGCGGCACCGGCACCGATGCGATCTTCTTCGCACGCCAGGGCTTCACGGTGTTGGGACTGGAGCCGGCGGCGGCCATGCTGCAAGCGGCCCGGGCCAAAGCGCGCGCCGCTGCCTGCGAACAGCGCGTCCGCTTCGTTCAAGCCGCGGCGCAGGAAATTGCGCAAGCGGTGCCGGACGCGCAATTCGACGGCCTGTTCTCCAACTTCGGCGCGCTCAATTGTGTGGCGGATTTGCGCGGATTTGCCGAACAAACGGCGCATGTGCTGCGGCCCGGCGCGCCCGCATTCCTCGTGGTGATGCCGCCGCTGTGCCCGTGGGAAATCGGATATCATCTGCTGGCCGGCCGGCCCCGTGCCGCCGGCCGCCGTTGGACCCGACACAACGGCGTCATGGTCAATCTCGCGGGCAGCGCCGTGCGCACTTACTATTTCACACCCGCGCAGATTCGTGCCTGCTTTGCGCCGTGGTTTGGGTTGGAACGCCAATTCAGTCTCGGACTCTGTGTGCCGCCGCCTTACTTGAGCAGCTTGGCACGCCGGGCGGCCTGGTTCCGCGCCCTCACGCAGCTTGAACGAAAGACTGCCGGCTGGCCCGTGCTGCGCAACTGGGGAGATCACGTCGCGCTGCACTTCCGCCGCCGATAA
- a CDS encoding B12-binding domain-containing radical SAM protein codes for MKSQRRKILLYNPRSVFFTMPLGLLAIASHLDPARYEVIIIDGRLEGDSMAALQPHLQDALCLGLSVLTGAPIRDALQVSRAVKTLRPDLPVVWGGWHPSLFPTDCLSESSVDITVQGQGEETFRELVEKLAARESLQSVAGIAFREGAAIHQNPARPLREMNDFSPARYELIPVEEYYRRKNQRQLDYISSIGCHFRCAFCADPYVFKRKWNAIAPARMGEELEYLWQRFPFDDLNFQDETFFTHADRVAAIAEEFLRRNLKFSWAGTLRADQGVRMSDDLFALCKRSGLRRVMIGVESGDQQTLNWLKKDITLEQVFATAERCKRFDLGAIFPFIVGFPQESPQSVEASLQAVKHLRAMSPKFETVIFFYQPYPGSPIADLVRASGYPMPQTLEQWAAFDYVESYGPWVPQEKWERVQRFKFYQRFAWSEKGSLLKWPLKRLARWRCERDFYKFPIEKRLVEWLRPAASA; via the coding sequence GTGAAATCACAACGCCGGAAAATACTGCTCTACAATCCTCGCTCCGTGTTCTTCACGATGCCGTTGGGTTTGCTGGCGATTGCCTCGCACCTCGACCCGGCGCGCTATGAAGTGATCATTATTGACGGCCGTTTGGAGGGCGATTCCATGGCCGCCCTGCAACCACATCTGCAGGATGCCCTTTGCCTGGGCCTCTCCGTGCTCACCGGCGCGCCGATTCGCGATGCGCTGCAGGTTTCGCGCGCCGTCAAAACGCTGCGCCCGGATTTGCCAGTCGTCTGGGGCGGCTGGCATCCTTCGCTTTTTCCGACGGATTGTTTGTCCGAATCGTCCGTCGACATCACCGTGCAAGGCCAGGGCGAAGAGACGTTTCGCGAGCTAGTTGAGAAACTTGCCGCAAGAGAGAGCCTGCAATCGGTTGCCGGCATTGCTTTTCGTGAGGGCGCCGCGATTCATCAGAATCCTGCCCGGCCGCTGCGCGAGATGAATGATTTTTCGCCGGCGCGCTACGAATTGATTCCGGTGGAGGAATATTATCGTCGCAAAAATCAACGCCAGCTCGATTACATCTCTTCGATTGGCTGCCATTTCCGCTGCGCGTTTTGCGCCGATCCTTACGTCTTCAAGCGCAAGTGGAACGCGATCGCGCCGGCACGCATGGGCGAAGAACTCGAATATCTCTGGCAGCGTTTTCCTTTCGATGATCTCAACTTTCAAGACGAAACGTTCTTTACTCACGCCGATCGCGTTGCCGCCATTGCCGAAGAGTTCCTGCGGCGCAATCTGAAATTCAGTTGGGCCGGCACGCTGCGCGCGGATCAGGGCGTGCGCATGTCCGATGATCTCTTTGCCCTGTGCAAGCGCTCCGGCTTGCGCCGCGTGATGATCGGCGTGGAATCCGGCGACCAACAGACACTGAATTGGCTGAAGAAAGACATTACGCTCGAACAGGTTTTTGCAACCGCGGAGCGCTGCAAGCGTTTCGATCTCGGCGCGATATTTCCATTCATCGTTGGCTTCCCGCAGGAATCGCCGCAGAGCGTCGAGGCGAGTTTGCAGGCGGTCAAGCATCTGCGCGCCATGAGCCCGAAATTCGAGACCGTGATTTTTTTCTATCAACCCTATCCCGGCTCGCCGATTGCCGATCTGGTGCGCGCCAGCGGCTATCCCATGCCGCAAACACTAGAACAGTGGGCGGCCTTTGATTATGTCGAATCCTACGGCCCGTGGGTGCCGCAAGAAAAATGGGAGCGCGTGCAGCGCTTCAAATTCTATCAGCGCTTCGCCTGGTCGGAGAAGGGTAGTTTATTGAAGTGGCCGCTCAAGCGCCTCGCGCGCTGGCGCTGCGAAAGGGATTTCTACAAATTTCCGATTGAAAAGCGTTTGGTGGAATGGCTCAGACCCGCGGCAAGCGCATAA
- a CDS encoding cupredoxin domain-containing protein, whose amino-acid sequence MPVRKRLLVVLVLAGLALLLVRCGQQNPFEPTRGDNEVWIQATRFDPSELSVPIGTTVEWTNKDNAIHDITSGTPTHPASDFTPSPPLKGNETHAVAFRKAGRFPYYCTVHPQKTGVIIVQ is encoded by the coding sequence ATGCCTGTTCGTAAGCGGCTGCTGGTTGTCTTGGTGCTTGCCGGCCTCGCCCTGTTGCTGGTGCGCTGCGGTCAGCAGAATCCTTTTGAGCCGACGCGCGGAGATAACGAAGTGTGGATCCAGGCCACGCGCTTCGACCCGTCCGAATTGTCCGTTCCCATCGGCACCACTGTGGAATGGACCAACAAGGACAACGCCATTCACGACATCACCAGCGGCACGCCCACGCACCCGGCGAGCGACTTCACTCCCTCGCCGCCCCTGAAAGGCAATGAGACGCACGCGGTGGCGTTTCGCAAAGCCGGACGATTCCCCTACTACTGCACCGTGCATCCGCAAAAGACCGGCGTTATCATCGTGCAGTAA
- a CDS encoding endonuclease/exonuclease/phosphatase family protein: MPTSLRIVTFNLENLDDKPGQSPSLADRIAVMRPQLQRLRADVLCFQEVNGQEQAGQPRQVLALQQILQNTPYAGYHLAHTLTTNNEAYDERNLVVASRFPVIAKQQIRHVYALEPRYRKMTALPAEAEAKEVTWERPILYVTLDLGGNRKIHVVNVHLKSKVPSSVSGQQINQYKWRSVAGWAEGYFISSMKRVGQALETRMLIDQIFDTAFAANEEAFIVAAGDFNADIDDVPVHAIRGQVEDTGNPALLQRVLAPCELSVPASSRYSFLHLGKGVMLDHILVSRPLLAFYRGTEIHNEILPDESGAFRTDVDFPESDHAPVVAEFELP; encoded by the coding sequence ATGCCAACTTCACTTCGGATTGTGACGTTCAACCTGGAGAACCTCGATGACAAGCCGGGGCAATCGCCCAGCCTGGCGGATCGCATCGCCGTGATGCGGCCGCAATTGCAGCGCTTGCGCGCCGACGTTCTTTGTTTTCAAGAAGTCAACGGCCAGGAACAGGCCGGGCAGCCGCGGCAAGTGCTGGCGCTGCAGCAAATACTGCAAAACACGCCTTATGCGGGTTATCATCTCGCGCATACGCTCACGACCAACAATGAAGCCTATGACGAACGCAACCTGGTCGTGGCCAGCCGTTTCCCGGTCATCGCCAAACAGCAAATCCGGCATGTCTATGCGCTCGAACCGCGCTATCGCAAAATGACGGCGCTTCCCGCAGAAGCGGAGGCGAAAGAGGTGACCTGGGAACGGCCGATTCTGTACGTCACGCTCGATCTGGGTGGTAATCGCAAGATTCATGTCGTCAACGTGCATTTGAAATCAAAGGTGCCGAGCAGCGTTTCCGGGCAGCAGATCAATCAATATAAATGGCGTTCGGTGGCAGGTTGGGCCGAGGGTTACTTTATTTCGTCGATGAAGCGCGTCGGCCAGGCGCTGGAAACGCGCATGCTGATCGATCAGATTTTCGACACAGCGTTCGCCGCAAACGAAGAAGCGTTCATTGTTGCGGCCGGAGATTTCAATGCCGATATTGACGACGTGCCGGTTCATGCCATTCGCGGCCAGGTGGAAGACACCGGCAATCCGGCGTTGCTGCAGCGCGTGCTGGCGCCGTGTGAGCTTTCCGTGCCGGCTTCTTCGCGCTACAGCTTTTTGCATTTGGGAAAGGGCGTGATGCTGGATCATATTCTCGTCTCGCGGCCTTTGCTCGCGTTTTATCGCGGCACGGAAATTCACAATGAGATTCTGCCTGACGAATCCGGCGCATTTCGCACGGATGTGGATTTCCCCGAGTCCGATCACGCGCCGGTGGTAGCGGAATTCGAGCTGCCGTGA